A genomic stretch from Pseudomonas sp. MUP55 includes:
- a CDS encoding acyl-CoA dehydrogenase family protein: MALHGFLSGYRGYANTQALGDALKDLQEEGLDQLPLPGSGQSLERFSGLAQVAGHDLRLCKLFEGHTDALAIIAELDSPLPPLGSTWGMWAAEPPSAKVRVRRDGQRLIVDGRKAWCSGASVVSHGLLTAWDEEDRQQLVAVAMDQPGVTVTDDGWDAVGMAATGSVEIVFDQARGLAVGGPGDYLARPGFWQGAIGIAACWYGAAQRLAEVLREQCSKHPEPHALAHLGAVDSALNSAACVLRVSAEQVDRAPTADARLLAQQVRACVEETVEQVIHHVGRAVGAGPYCKDPHFAQLMADLPVFVRQSHAERDLAALGEQVAGEPFGRWQL, encoded by the coding sequence ATGGCGTTGCACGGATTCCTTTCGGGCTACCGGGGCTATGCGAATACGCAGGCCCTGGGGGACGCCCTGAAGGACCTTCAGGAAGAAGGCCTGGACCAGCTGCCGTTGCCCGGCAGCGGCCAGTCGCTGGAGCGCTTCAGCGGGCTCGCGCAAGTTGCCGGCCACGACCTGCGCTTGTGCAAGCTGTTTGAAGGCCACACCGATGCGCTGGCAATCATTGCCGAACTCGACAGCCCCCTGCCGCCCCTGGGCAGCACCTGGGGGATGTGGGCCGCCGAGCCGCCGAGCGCCAAGGTGCGCGTGCGGCGCGACGGCCAGCGGCTGATCGTTGACGGGCGTAAAGCCTGGTGTTCCGGTGCGTCGGTGGTGTCACACGGGTTGTTGACCGCATGGGACGAGGAAGACCGCCAGCAACTGGTCGCCGTGGCGATGGATCAGCCGGGCGTGACGGTGACGGATGATGGGTGGGATGCCGTGGGCATGGCCGCCACCGGCAGCGTCGAAATTGTCTTCGACCAGGCGCGTGGTCTTGCGGTGGGTGGGCCGGGTGACTACCTGGCCCGCCCGGGCTTCTGGCAAGGCGCAATCGGAATCGCCGCGTGCTGGTACGGCGCGGCGCAGCGTCTGGCCGAAGTGCTGCGCGAACAGTGCAGCAAGCATCCCGAGCCGCATGCCCTGGCCCACCTCGGCGCGGTGGACAGCGCGTTGAACAGTGCGGCGTGCGTGCTACGCGTCAGTGCCGAGCAGGTGGACCGGGCACCGACCGCCGATGCCCGGCTACTGGCCCAGCAGGTACGGGCCTGCGTCGAGGAAACCGTGGAACAAGTGATCCATCACGTTGGGCGGGCCGTGGGTGCGGGGCCTTATTGCAAGGACCCGCACTTTGCCCAATTGATGGCGGACTTGCCGGTGTTTGTGCGTCAAAGTCATGCCGAACGCGACCTGGCCGCCTTGGGCGAACAGGTCGCTGGCGAACCCTTTGGGAGGTGGCAGTTATGA
- a CDS encoding PIG-L family deacetylase produces MRPDSLSEARRGPAQIWNSAPQLAQIPVISLSSLVPPGARVVVVAPHPGDEVLACGGLLHLLSTRAHPLKLISITDGSASHPGSQVWSASRLSVVRPQESAEALRRLGMPLHSLKWIRGGFRDNALAADEHQVCQFIARYLQPGDVVFTTWRHDGNDDHEAVGRASAKACDLVGAQLNELPMWAWHWPAREGAVIPWQRAHKLCLDTWGIAHKLHAVHAYASQLTGDPAISLAPMFAQALLERMREPYEIVFT; encoded by the coding sequence ATGAGACCCGATTCCCTAAGCGAGGCCCGCCGTGGTCCCGCGCAAATCTGGAACAGCGCGCCCCAGTTGGCGCAAATCCCTGTTATCAGCCTGTCCAGCCTGGTACCGCCGGGCGCCCGGGTGGTGGTGGTAGCCCCCCACCCCGGCGACGAAGTGCTCGCCTGCGGCGGACTGCTGCATTTGCTCAGCACCCGCGCACATCCCTTGAAATTGATCTCCATCACCGATGGCAGCGCCAGCCATCCTGGTTCCCAGGTCTGGTCGGCCAGCCGACTGAGTGTGGTGCGCCCCCAGGAAAGCGCCGAGGCCCTGCGCCGCCTGGGTATGCCACTGCATAGCCTGAAATGGATTCGTGGCGGGTTTCGCGATAACGCCCTGGCCGCCGATGAACATCAGGTCTGCCAGTTCATCGCCCGATACCTGCAGCCAGGCGACGTGGTGTTTACCACCTGGCGCCATGACGGCAACGACGATCACGAAGCCGTCGGCCGAGCCAGCGCCAAGGCGTGCGATCTGGTGGGTGCGCAACTGAACGAATTGCCGATGTGGGCCTGGCACTGGCCCGCACGCGAAGGTGCGGTGATTCCGTGGCAGCGCGCGCACAAGTTGTGCCTGGACACCTGGGGCATTGCACACAAACTGCACGCCGTACATGCCTATGCCAGCCAGCTCACGGGCGACCCCGCCATCAGCCTGGCGCCGATGTTCGCCCAGGCGTTACTGGAACGCATGCGTGAGCCTTATGAAATCGTGTTCACCTAA
- a CDS encoding DUF2934 domain-containing protein codes for MSNEDKRIRELAHQIWESEGKPHGEDARHWEMARKLAEAEALTPSKPKPAAKPKTAPKAAAKPKPAAPAAAAKPAPKKPAAPKKPKPAAH; via the coding sequence ATGAGTAATGAAGACAAACGCATCCGCGAACTGGCGCATCAGATCTGGGAGTCTGAAGGCAAGCCCCACGGTGAAGATGCACGTCACTGGGAGATGGCGCGCAAACTGGCAGAGGCCGAAGCGCTGACGCCAAGCAAGCCCAAGCCTGCTGCCAAACCCAAGACTGCACCCAAAGCCGCCGCCAAGCCCAAGCCGGCCGCGCCTGCCGCTGCCGCCAAGCCGGCGCCGAAAAAGCCAGCCGCGCCGAAGAAACCCAAGCCAGCCGCCCATTGA
- a CDS encoding TonB-dependent siderophore receptor: protein MSVQHHGGKGFSPSLIAMAICLTTSHAALAAEAGAPPSTIELGATEVSGQQLGETTEGSESYTTGSMKTATKLPLTLRETPQAVTVITRQRMDDQAMTSINDVVNATPGLFLNYSSGPGRQGYTARGFNVDNLMYDGIPSGYNGVTVGSQPNLAMFDRVEVVRGATGLVTGAGNPSAAINLIRKRPLAEQKVTLTGAAGSWDDYRGEFDASSPLNDSGTWRGRVVTSYRDANSFIDKAEQDHGLFYAVTEADLGEDTTLTLGYSNQKDKTNYFWGASMIGLDGHHLNLSRSYNPGTDWENKDQEVNTVFVELRQQLANDWSLQVNANYAEQDALFSGSYQSRWTNNSLARTVYQAAFDQNQAGVDAFFSGPFQAFGRTHELVVGASKRVEDTTTHNYSPYDLNWPITAGKPNFTRTSDQRDVTSQDGVYVTTRLSLADPLKLILGGRLDWYDYDNRDGDGDYKVTRNLTRYAGLIYDLDDQHSVYASYSDIFTPQKEKNTGATPLKPIVGKNYEVGIKGEYLGGALNASVALFRVDQENRAVQIVVPDCPQASCYQASGEIRSQGIDFELQGALTENWQVGGGYTYARTHTIKDDANPQKVNKQFDTDTPEHLFKVTTRYNFQGPLEKLRVGGNVSWQSRMYNDIQLADGSTYRLKQGGYAVTDLMAGYRVNQHLDLQLNANNIFDRHYYQSISEAVTYGGDSYGAPRNMMLTAKYSF from the coding sequence ATGTCTGTGCAACACCATGGCGGCAAAGGATTTTCACCGAGTCTGATAGCAATGGCTATCTGCCTGACCACGTCCCACGCGGCCCTCGCTGCCGAGGCCGGCGCACCGCCCAGCACCATTGAGCTGGGCGCCACCGAAGTGTCCGGCCAACAGCTGGGCGAAACCACCGAGGGCAGCGAGTCGTACACCACCGGCTCGATGAAAACCGCAACCAAACTGCCGCTGACCCTGCGCGAAACCCCGCAGGCCGTCACCGTGATTACCCGTCAACGCATGGATGACCAGGCGATGACCAGCATCAACGATGTGGTGAATGCCACGCCGGGGTTGTTCCTCAACTACTCCAGCGGCCCCGGCCGGCAGGGCTATACCGCACGCGGTTTCAATGTCGACAACCTGATGTACGACGGCATTCCCAGTGGCTACAACGGCGTTACCGTCGGTTCCCAGCCGAACCTGGCGATGTTCGATCGGGTCGAGGTGGTGCGCGGTGCTACTGGCCTGGTCACCGGCGCCGGTAACCCCTCGGCGGCCATCAACCTGATCCGCAAGCGGCCCCTGGCCGAGCAGAAAGTCACCTTGACCGGCGCCGCCGGCAGTTGGGACGACTACCGTGGCGAGTTCGACGCCTCCAGCCCCCTCAATGACAGCGGCACCTGGCGTGGCCGGGTGGTGACCTCTTACCGCGATGCCAACAGTTTCATCGACAAGGCCGAGCAGGATCACGGCCTGTTCTATGCGGTTACCGAAGCCGACCTGGGCGAAGACACCACCTTGACGCTGGGTTACTCCAACCAGAAAGACAAGACCAACTACTTCTGGGGCGCGTCGATGATTGGCCTGGACGGTCATCACCTCAACCTGTCGCGCTCGTACAACCCCGGTACCGACTGGGAGAACAAGGATCAGGAGGTCAACACCGTCTTTGTCGAACTGCGCCAGCAACTGGCCAATGACTGGAGCCTGCAGGTCAATGCCAACTACGCCGAGCAAGACGCGCTGTTCTCCGGTTCCTACCAGTCGCGCTGGACCAACAATAGCCTGGCACGCACCGTGTACCAGGCCGCCTTCGACCAGAACCAGGCCGGGGTGGACGCTTTCTTCAGCGGGCCGTTCCAGGCGTTCGGGCGCACCCATGAACTGGTCGTGGGCGCCAGCAAGCGCGTCGAGGACACGACCACCCACAACTACAGCCCCTACGACCTGAACTGGCCGATCACGGCCGGCAAGCCGAACTTCACCCGCACCAGCGACCAGCGCGACGTCACCAGCCAGGACGGCGTCTACGTCACCACCCGCCTGAGCCTGGCCGACCCGCTCAAGCTGATCCTCGGCGGGCGCCTGGACTGGTACGACTACGACAACCGCGATGGCGACGGCGACTACAAGGTCACCCGCAACCTCACGCGCTATGCGGGGCTGATCTACGACCTGGACGACCAACACTCGGTGTACGCCAGCTACAGCGACATCTTCACCCCGCAAAAGGAAAAAAACACCGGCGCCACCCCGCTCAAGCCCATCGTCGGCAAGAATTATGAAGTCGGCATCAAGGGCGAATACCTGGGCGGCGCGCTGAATGCCAGTGTGGCGCTGTTCCGCGTCGACCAGGAGAACCGTGCGGTGCAGATCGTCGTGCCGGACTGCCCACAGGCCTCCTGCTACCAGGCTTCAGGCGAGATTCGCAGCCAGGGCATCGACTTCGAACTGCAGGGTGCCCTGACCGAGAACTGGCAGGTAGGCGGTGGCTACACCTACGCGCGCACCCACACCATCAAGGACGACGCCAACCCGCAGAAGGTCAACAAGCAGTTCGACACCGACACCCCGGAACACCTGTTCAAGGTGACCACCCGCTACAACTTCCAGGGCCCGCTGGAAAAACTTCGCGTGGGTGGCAATGTGTCGTGGCAGAGCCGCATGTACAACGACATCCAGTTGGCGGACGGCAGCACCTATCGGCTCAAGCAAGGCGGCTACGCCGTTACCGACCTGATGGCCGGCTACCGGGTCAACCAGCACCTGGACCTGCAGCTCAATGCCAACAATATCTTCGATCGTCACTACTACCAGTCCATCTCCGAAGCGGTCACCTATGGCGGTGACTCCTACGGCGCCCCACGCAACATGATGCTGACGGCCAAGTACAGCTTCTGA
- a CDS encoding class I SAM-dependent methyltransferase, whose amino-acid sequence MSVTTPYFDQMFAGNDDPWAFRQRWYEQRKRAVSLAVLTRAHYASIFEPGCANGELSAELAARCDRLLACDTASAAVALAKKRLAGFSNVQVEQRRLPEQWPSGQFELIVLSELCYYLDAADLERLIDRCLDALAENGQLLACHWRPSIEGCPQTAEQVHALLHQRLGLHAVVRHHEEDFLLDLWSRDSASVARLEGLR is encoded by the coding sequence TTGAGTGTGACAACCCCTTATTTCGACCAGATGTTCGCGGGCAACGATGACCCGTGGGCGTTTCGTCAGCGTTGGTACGAACAACGCAAACGTGCAGTGAGCCTGGCGGTACTGACCCGAGCCCACTACGCCTCGATTTTCGAACCCGGCTGTGCCAATGGCGAACTGAGTGCCGAACTGGCGGCGCGCTGCGATCGCTTGCTGGCCTGTGATACGGCGAGTGCTGCAGTGGCGCTGGCGAAGAAACGGCTGGCGGGGTTTTCCAATGTCCAGGTGGAGCAACGACGGTTGCCTGAGCAATGGCCATCGGGGCAATTCGAGCTGATCGTGTTGAGTGAGCTGTGCTATTACCTGGATGCGGCTGACCTTGAGCGCCTGATTGACCGTTGCCTGGATGCGTTGGCGGAGAATGGCCAACTGTTGGCTTGCCACTGGCGCCCCTCCATCGAAGGTTGCCCGCAAACCGCCGAACAGGTCCACGCCCTGCTCCATCAGCGCCTGGGGCTGCATGCGGTGGTACGCCACCATGAAGAAGATTTTCTGCTCGACCTCTGGAGCCGCGACAGCGCCTCGGTCGCACGCCTTGAAGGCCTGCGATGA
- a CDS encoding PIG-L family deacetylase yields the protein MKPNPIVGQGTSLHYWQTSARLAELPHVSVEQLVPEGRRAVIIAPHPDDEVLGCGGLLQGLAALDRPIQLISVTDGSASHPGSKRWPVQRLSVVRPQESAQALHRLGLPLHSLKWLRAGFTDSKVAERETELTAFIQRYLKPNDVVFATWREDGHCDHEAVGRASAEAARAVGAQLYELPVWTWHWATAEDDMVPWERARKIPLTPEKVARKRHAIHAFASQLEGDPQVGLPPVLAPYVVERLLQPFEVVFV from the coding sequence ATGAAGCCCAACCCGATTGTCGGTCAGGGTACGTCGCTGCATTACTGGCAGACATCGGCGCGCCTGGCTGAACTGCCGCATGTCAGCGTCGAGCAACTGGTGCCCGAGGGGCGGCGCGCCGTGATCATCGCCCCGCATCCGGACGATGAAGTGCTCGGCTGCGGTGGTTTGCTGCAAGGACTGGCCGCATTGGACCGGCCCATCCAGCTGATTTCGGTCACCGACGGCAGCGCCAGCCATCCAGGTTCCAAACGCTGGCCGGTGCAACGCCTGAGCGTGGTGCGCCCCCAGGAGTCAGCTCAGGCCCTGCACCGCCTGGGCTTGCCGCTGCACAGTTTGAAGTGGCTGCGCGCCGGGTTTACCGACAGCAAGGTCGCCGAGCGCGAAACCGAGCTGACGGCGTTTATCCAGCGCTACCTCAAGCCCAACGATGTGGTGTTCGCCACCTGGCGCGAAGACGGCCATTGCGACCATGAAGCCGTGGGCCGCGCCAGCGCCGAAGCGGCCCGCGCCGTAGGGGCGCAGTTGTATGAACTGCCGGTATGGACCTGGCACTGGGCGACCGCCGAAGACGATATGGTGCCATGGGAACGTGCGCGCAAGATCCCGCTGACGCCGGAGAAAGTCGCGCGCAAACGCCATGCCATCCACGCCTTCGCCAGCCAGCTTGAAGGCGACCCTCAGGTCGGCCTGCCGCCGGTGCTGGCACCCTATGTGGTGGAACGTCTGCTGCAACCTTTTGAAGTGGTGTTCGTTTGA
- the glgX gene encoding glycogen debranching protein GlgX — protein MSKPEKASATPDHEPSRIREGLPFPLGATWDGLGVNFALFSANATKVELCLFDDAGEVELERIELPEYTDEIFHGYLPDAHPGLIYGYRVYGPYDPENGHRFNHNKLLIDPYAKQLVGELKWSEALFGYTIGHPDDDLSFDERDSAPFVPKCKVIDPAHTWGNDQPVRVPWDRTIIYETHLRGISMRHPSVGESVRGTCAGLMDDDVLKHIRQLGVSSVELLPVHAFVNDQHLLEKGMTNYWGYNSIAFFAPDPRYLASGKIAEFKEMVAHLHEQKLEVILDVVYNHTAEGNERGPTLSMRGIDNASYYRLMPDEKRFYINDSGTGNTLDLSHPCVLQMVTDSLRYWATEMHVDGFRFDLATILGRYRDGFDERHSFLVACRQDPILRQLKLIAEPWDCGPGGYQVGNFPPGWAEWNDRFRDTVRAFWKGDDGQLADFAGRMTASGEMFNHRGRRPYSSVNFITAHDGFTLHDLVSYNDKHNEANDENNQDGSNNNLSWNHGVEGPTDDPEINALRLRQMRNFFATLLLAQGTPMIVAGDEFARTQHGNNNAYCQDSEIGWVNWDLDGDGKDLLKFVKRLIKLRLAYPILRRGRFLVGDYNEDIGVKDVTWLAPDGNEMTTEQWEDSHGRCLGMLMDGRAQETGIRRAGADATLLLVVNAHHDMVNFRLPPVPQGEFWNCLLDTNDPAVRGQERFDFEHEYAATGRSLLLFELQHDDEV, from the coding sequence ATGAGCAAACCCGAAAAAGCCTCAGCCACGCCGGACCACGAGCCGTCGCGGATTCGTGAAGGTTTGCCCTTCCCCCTTGGCGCCACCTGGGACGGCCTGGGCGTCAACTTCGCGCTGTTCTCCGCCAACGCCACCAAGGTCGAGCTGTGCCTGTTCGACGACGCCGGCGAAGTGGAACTGGAGCGCATCGAACTGCCCGAGTACACCGATGAAATCTTCCACGGTTACCTGCCCGACGCCCACCCGGGGCTGATCTATGGCTACCGTGTGTATGGCCCCTACGACCCGGAAAACGGCCATCGTTTCAACCACAACAAACTGCTGATCGACCCCTATGCCAAGCAACTGGTGGGTGAACTCAAATGGTCCGAAGCGCTGTTTGGCTACACCATCGGCCATCCCGATGACGACCTCAGCTTCGACGAACGCGACAGCGCGCCCTTCGTGCCCAAGTGCAAGGTCATCGACCCGGCGCACACCTGGGGTAATGACCAGCCGGTGCGCGTGCCGTGGGACCGTACGATCATCTACGAAACCCACCTGCGCGGCATTAGCATGCGCCACCCTTCGGTGGGCGAATCCGTGCGCGGTACCTGCGCCGGGCTGATGGACGACGATGTGCTCAAGCACATTCGCCAGTTGGGCGTTTCTTCGGTGGAACTGCTGCCGGTACATGCCTTTGTCAACGACCAGCACTTGCTGGAAAAAGGCATGACCAACTACTGGGGCTACAACAGCATCGCGTTCTTCGCACCCGACCCGCGCTACCTGGCCAGCGGCAAGATCGCCGAGTTCAAGGAGATGGTCGCGCACCTGCATGAACAGAAGCTGGAAGTGATCCTCGATGTGGTCTACAACCACACCGCCGAAGGCAACGAGCGCGGCCCTACCCTGTCGATGCGCGGTATCGACAACGCCTCGTACTACCGCCTGATGCCCGACGAAAAACGCTTCTACATCAACGATTCCGGCACCGGCAACACCCTCGACCTGAGCCACCCCTGCGTGCTGCAGATGGTCACCGACTCCCTGCGCTACTGGGCCACCGAGATGCACGTCGACGGCTTCCGTTTCGACCTGGCGACCATTCTCGGGCGCTACCGCGACGGCTTCGACGAACGTCACAGCTTCCTCGTGGCGTGCCGCCAGGACCCTATCCTGCGCCAGCTCAAATTGATCGCCGAACCCTGGGACTGCGGCCCGGGCGGCTATCAAGTGGGCAATTTCCCACCCGGCTGGGCGGAATGGAACGACCGTTTCCGCGACACCGTGCGCGCCTTCTGGAAAGGCGATGACGGGCAGTTGGCGGACTTCGCCGGGCGCATGACGGCTTCGGGCGAGATGTTCAACCATCGTGGGCGCCGGCCTTACAGCTCGGTGAACTTCATCACTGCCCACGACGGCTTCACCTTGCACGACCTGGTGTCGTACAACGACAAGCACAACGAAGCCAACGACGAGAACAACCAGGACGGCAGCAATAACAACCTGTCGTGGAACCATGGCGTCGAAGGCCCCACCGACGATCCTGAGATCAACGCCCTGCGTCTGCGCCAGATGCGCAACTTCTTTGCCACCCTGCTGCTGGCCCAAGGTACGCCGATGATCGTGGCCGGCGATGAGTTCGCCCGCACCCAGCACGGCAACAACAATGCCTACTGCCAGGACAGCGAGATTGGCTGGGTCAACTGGGACCTGGACGGTGACGGCAAGGATTTGCTCAAGTTCGTCAAGCGCCTGATCAAGTTGCGCCTGGCCTACCCGATCCTGCGCCGTGGACGCTTCCTGGTGGGCGACTACAACGAAGACATCGGCGTGAAGGACGTCACCTGGCTCGCGCCGGATGGCAACGAGATGACCACTGAGCAGTGGGAAGACAGCCATGGCCGTTGCCTGGGCATGCTGATGGATGGCCGCGCCCAGGAAACCGGGATTCGCCGCGCCGGCGCCGATGCCACGCTGTTGCTGGTGGTCAATGCCCACCACGACATGGTCAACTTCCGCTTGCCACCGGTGCCTCAGGGCGAGTTCTGGAATTGCCTGCTCGACACCAATGACCCAGCGGTGCGTGGGCAGGAGCGCTTTGACTTCGAGCACGAGTACGCCGCCACCGGTCGCTCGCTGCTGCTGTTTGAGCTTCAGCACGACGACGAGGTGTGA
- a CDS encoding glycosyltransferase: MIGILIPVHNEEALLGECLNAALVAASHPQLHGEAVQILVVLDSCSDGSAAIAQAQGVHCLAVQACNVGHARGVGAQHLLDLGARWIACTDADSRVAPDWLVAQLALGCDAVCGTVTVDAWSEGFDAAAQIRYHQAYAARDGHRHIHGANLGVSASAYRQAGGFEPLACHEDVQLVRSLERCGASIAWSHTPQVITSARLDCRARGGFADYLKSLMPVS; the protein is encoded by the coding sequence ATGATCGGTATCCTGATTCCGGTGCACAACGAAGAAGCGTTGCTGGGCGAATGCCTGAACGCCGCACTGGTTGCTGCGAGTCATCCGCAGCTGCACGGCGAAGCGGTACAGATCCTGGTAGTGCTCGACAGCTGCAGCGATGGCAGTGCGGCAATTGCGCAAGCGCAGGGTGTGCACTGCCTGGCGGTGCAGGCGTGCAATGTCGGGCATGCCCGTGGTGTGGGCGCGCAGCATCTGCTGGACCTGGGCGCGCGCTGGATCGCCTGTACCGACGCCGACAGTCGCGTTGCACCGGACTGGCTGGTGGCGCAACTGGCCCTGGGTTGCGACGCCGTGTGCGGTACCGTGACCGTGGACGCGTGGAGCGAAGGCTTCGACGCGGCGGCACAGATTCGCTATCACCAGGCTTACGCAGCCCGTGATGGGCATCGGCATATCCACGGCGCCAACCTGGGGGTCAGCGCCAGCGCCTATCGCCAGGCGGGTGGGTTTGAACCGCTGGCGTGCCATGAAGACGTACAACTGGTGCGCAGTCTGGAACGCTGCGGTGCTTCCATCGCCTGGAGCCACACCCCGCAAGTGATCACCAGCGCCCGCCTGGATTGCCGCGCCCGGGGTGGCTTCGCTGACTACTTGAAGAGCCTCATGCCGGTCTCGTAA